The DNA region AGCGGACCGACTGAACGTCGGGAGCCGTCTTACCGCCGGCAGAGTCGCCCCGGGGCGAACGGAGTCACGTCACGACAAACGGAGTCACGTCACGGCGTTCCCACCGACTGCCGGACCAACTGCTCGCGAATCGCGTCGCGTTTCAAGAGGACGAACCCGCCGAAGATGAGCAGAAAGCCCAGCGCCGTCTCCGCACTCAGCGGTTCTCGGAGCACGAGATAGCCCGAAATCGCCGCGAATATCGGCGCGACGTAGGAGACGAGGTTGATTTCGATGGCACCCAGCCGGTCCAACAGGTCGAAGTAGACGAGAAAGCCCAGCGCACTCGCCGCCAGCGAGAGATACAGGAGCGCGAGGACGCCCTGCGTCGACCACGTAATCTCGGCAAACGACTCGCCCATTCCGACGGAGACGACGTGCATCAGCGCGGCGCCGCCGAGCATCGCCCACGCCTCCATCGTCTCGATGGGGAGGCCGTCGTCGATGCGCTGAGTGAGGACGCTCCCGAGGGCGAACGCCGCCGCCGCGCCGAAGACGAGCAGTCTCGACCGAGTCGCCTCCGTCAACAACGCGTTCGGGTCGGGGTTCGAGAGGACGACGACGCCGACCAGCCCCAACAGGAGGCCCGCGACGCCGACGGTGGTGAGTCGCTCGCTCGGGAGAAACGCCCGCGCGAACACCGTCGTCAGGACGGGGCTGAGGCTGACGATGACCGACGCGGCGGCGCTCGTCACCGGTCCGCTCTGTCCGATGAACAACAGCACGTGGTACGCCGCGATGAGAAAGACGGCGCCGATGGCGACGACGGCCCACTGGTCTCGGCTCCGCGGGACCGGATCGTCGACGACGTAGGCGGCGTAGGCCAGCATCAGCACGCCAGCGACGTCGTAACGGAGCGCGGCGAAGAGGACGGGGGGAAACGACTCCAGACCGGCGTTGATGGCCATGAACGCCGACCCCCAGACGGCCGCCAGAAGCAAGAACAGTAGTGCGTTCCGTGTTTGGCTCACGACGAAACTGGTCGGCCGGCCGGTGTGTAGTTTTCGTTTGCGGCGCGGCGAACCGGTTTCGGCGCGCCAGTCGTGATGGAGCGTTCAGTCCGCCTGCGCGCCCGCCTCTTCGTCGTCGGCGACGCCGGTCTCGGGGTGCGCACGCACCGGGTCGCGGTCGACGGGGGCGTCCGCCGGTTGCTCGTAGAGGTGACACGCCGCCGGGTGGGCGCGCTCCTGCAACAGCGGCCGAGTCGTCTCGCAGACGCTCTCGAACCGTTCGCGGAGGATGGCGATGGCCTCCTCCGTGTCGTCGGTCGAAAGCGCCTCCAACGCCTGCTCGACGGCCGTCTCGTCGTCGCCGGTCAGGTCGTGCGTGAAGAACTCCTCGCGGAGATGGCGTTTGAACCCCGGTTTGTCGGTGTCGTCGCCCGCGGCGCTCCACGCGACCTCGGCGTCGAACTCGCCGCGTTCGAGGCGGTCTCTGAGGTCCATCACTTCGCGGTACGCCGCCTGGGTGAGCGACACGTCCGCGGGCGGGATGACGCGCGGACAGCGCGTACGGAACCGACAGCCCGACGGCGGGTTGCGGGGACTCGGCACGTCGCCGGCCAGCGGATCGACCTGGCGGCCGCTCTCGGCGGTCGTCGCCCGCGGGACGCTCTCCAACAGCGCCCGGGTGTAGGGGTGTTGGGGGTCGTCGAACAGGTCGTCCGTCGGTCCGAGTTCGACGATGTTGCCGAGGTACATCACGGCGACGCGGTCGCAGATGTGGCGAACCACCGAGAGGTCGTGCGCGATGAACAGGTAGGTGAGGCCGAACTCCTCCTGGAGGTCGTCCAGCAGGTTCAACACCTGCGCCTGAACGCTCACGTCGAGCGCGGAGACGGGTTCGTCGAGGACGATGAAGTCGGGCTCGAGCGCGAGCGCGCGGGCGATACCGACGCGTTGACGCTGCCCGCCGGAGAATTCGTGGGGATAGCGTTCGACGTGGTGCGCTGCCAACCCGACCCGTTCGAGCAGTTCGGCGGCCTGGTCGACGCGCCACTCGCGCTTCGAGCGCCCGTCGTCGGGCGACTCCTCCGGGAGCCCGTGGATGCGGTACGGCTCCGAGATTATCTCGCCGATGGTCATTCGCGGGTCGAGACTGGAGAAGGGGTCCTGGAAGACGATCTGCGCGCGGCGGCGGAACTCCGTTAGCTCGTCGCCCTCCATCCCGTAGACGTCCTCGCCGTCGAACTCGACGCGCCCCTCGGTCGCCTCCCGCAGGCGGAGCAGCGTCTCGCCGGTGGTCGACTTCCCACAACCGGACTCGCCGACGAGGCCCAACGTCTCGCCCTCGTGGACGTCGAAGCTGATGCCGTCGACGGCCTTGACGCTCTCCGACTCGCGGCGGAGTAGCGTCTCGACCAGCGAACTCTCCTCGCCGTAGTACTTCTTCAGGTCGCGGACGCGAAGCAGCGGTTCACCGTCGATCGTCGCCGGTCGGTCGTCGTCAGTCATCGCTCATCACCTCCTGTTCGGCGGCGTCGTCGCCCGTCTCCGGGCCTGACGTCTCGTCCTCCTCGCCGAAGTAGTCGTCGGCGAGCGCCTCGTCGGGGTCGAACTCGCGGGTCGCGAGCACGCACCGGGCGGTGTGAACCGCCGCCGACTTCGCCCCGTCGTCGACGACCTCGCCGCTCTCGGTGTCGTACTCCGGAATCGGGTTGAGACACGCCTCCATCGCCTTCGGACAGCGGTCGGCGAAGTAACAGCGGTCGCCCATCTCCGAGTCGAGCAGA from Haloprofundus halobius includes:
- a CDS encoding ABC transporter ATP-binding protein, with translation MTDDDRPATIDGEPLLRVRDLKKYYGEESSLVETLLRRESESVKAVDGISFDVHEGETLGLVGESGCGKSTTGETLLRLREATEGRVEFDGEDVYGMEGDELTEFRRRAQIVFQDPFSSLDPRMTIGEIISEPYRIHGLPEESPDDGRSKREWRVDQAAELLERVGLAAHHVERYPHEFSGGQRQRVGIARALALEPDFIVLDEPVSALDVSVQAQVLNLLDDLQEEFGLTYLFIAHDLSVVRHICDRVAVMYLGNIVELGPTDDLFDDPQHPYTRALLESVPRATTAESGRQVDPLAGDVPSPRNPPSGCRFRTRCPRVIPPADVSLTQAAYREVMDLRDRLERGEFDAEVAWSAAGDDTDKPGFKRHLREEFFTHDLTGDDETAVEQALEALSTDDTEEAIAILRERFESVCETTRPLLQERAHPAACHLYEQPADAPVDRDPVRAHPETGVADDEEAGAQAD
- a CDS encoding DMT family transporter; this encodes MSQTRNALLFLLLAAVWGSAFMAINAGLESFPPVLFAALRYDVAGVLMLAYAAYVVDDPVPRSRDQWAVVAIGAVFLIAAYHVLLFIGQSGPVTSAAASVIVSLSPVLTTVFARAFLPSERLTTVGVAGLLLGLVGVVVLSNPDPNALLTEATRSRLLVFGAAAAFALGSVLTQRIDDGLPIETMEAWAMLGGAALMHVVSVGMGESFAEITWSTQGVLALLYLSLAASALGFLVYFDLLDRLGAIEINLVSYVAPIFAAISGYLVLREPLSAETALGFLLIFGGFVLLKRDAIREQLVRQSVGTP